In the genome of Calothrix sp. PCC 6303, the window AAATGCGATTTCTTGCTGTTGGTAAGGGGTGTAATTAAAAGTGGTGGTTTTCAGCGATAATTTTAGAGAATGGGACTTGCATGATAATCGTGTGGTAGTTAATACTAAGGGTACAGATTAGATGAAAACAAATACAGATAGTCTAGAAAAGCGACTTCAGGCTTACCCGCAGTTGAGGACGAAAATTGAAGCTTTATTATCCCTAGTAGAAAATACAGACTTGACCAATACTCTGGCAGACTTCGCAGAGAAACAGGTGATTGAAGAAGTTCGCCAAATTGGTCAACAAGCCTTACAGTCTTGGGCAGAAACTCAGCACCAAAAACAACTCCTCTTACTACGTGAGCAAAAACCGAACCTGCGGCAGCACATGAAAAAAAACTCTTGGGTGCAATGTCAACTCTACCTATCTCGGAAGCCATAATTCGCCATAACTCGAACGCTTCATCCTATAGTCGTGGTGAGGAATATTACCGCCGGGGAGCGGTATATGACGTGACAAAGCGCGGTAATTTGCTCCAAGCATCAGTAAAGTGATGTTGGAATCCTGGCAAGATGAGATTGCAGCAGATTTTGGTATGAGTCTAGAAGCATTAAAACAGGGTTGGAATTACGAACCGCTACAACAAATCATGGTAGGCGATACTTCCATAAAGCTTTGGCAAGAAAATACACGTCCAGATTTTGCCGATGATTTAATATCAATACGCTTGGATTTCCTGGAACGTCAAAATCGCTACACTGAGTATTTGAACTTAGCCTTTTCCGAAGGAATGATGCAGCAATATTTAACCAAACTAGCAACTTTAGGAAGAATTGACGAAGCCATGTCTGCGGCAAAAACCCAGATGGATAACGCCGAAACTGCCTTTGCTCTAGCTATGGTATTGCGGGACGATGGATACTTGTCAGAAGCACTGGGAATTGCAAGATCGGGATTGCATTTACCTGGAAATTGCACCTACGAATTCGCCACCTGGACAAGTGATTTTGCTGGAGGGATGGGAGATACATCGACTGCACTAAATGCCAGTATGGTTGCCTTTGAAGCCAAACCATCGTTTCGAGATTATCAAAAAGTCGAAAACTTAGCGGCAGAAGCCTGGTTGCAAATCAAACCAGATTTACTGGAGATTCTGCGGGAGTCGGAAAACTGGTATGTAAAGAGTGCCAAAGTTGATATTTTTCTCCACGAAGAACTAATTGATGAGGCTATAGCAACTATTAGCAGCGATAGTTATTATGCCTCGGAATCATTGGAGCGAGTTATGGATGTAGCCATACCCCACCGTCCCGATTGGGTAATTGCCAAAGCACGACAACTGGCAGAAGATATTATGAATCGGGGAAAAGCCGATCGCTACGATAATGCGGTTCGGTGGTTGAAAAAAGTTAAAGCTGCTTACGTACAATTGGGTAAACAATCCGAATGGTCTGCCTATCGTGCAGAATTAGAAAACATCCACGGACGCAAACGTAAATTAATGGAATTATTCAAAGGGCTAAATAAATTGGGTGCGGCTCTTTTAGTAAGACAGGAAATGTAGTTTAGACAGGTATTGGAAGGGGTGAAGGGGTAATAGGGCAACGGGCTTTAGCAACTCGCTTCATCAAGGGAATTGCACCTTGATACAGAGCAAGATGATTGCGTTTATGCTCTTGGTGTAAATGGAAGCGCCAATACTTATGCCAATCCCCGCTAATATACAAAGAACGAAGCCGTAAAACAGCCTCGGCACCAGCTAGACTCCATCTGGCACCAGTAATATCCATCCGATCTTTAATCAGATGACGGCAAGCACCTTCGATAACTCCGGTAGCAATTGGCAACCCAGCTTTTAAATAATCATGGTATTTGAGATATTCGCGGTTGTTGAGCAAATATCTGGCACAGTTATCCACAGGTTTGCGTTCTTGGGGTGTGAGTTTACGTTTTGTCGCGCTTGTTCGCATCCCAGAAGCAACATCACTGGATTTCCCCTCAAGGATAGACTTCAAACGTTTCGTAACCCAGGCTTCGGCTTGTTTATCCGTACTGGAATAAAATACAAATGCTGCTTTCCACAAATACTCAATCACATGGATAATATCCAGGACAATAGTCAGTTCGAGGTGATGTTTTTTGGTAAATTTCTTCATCAACGATAATTGTTGCTTATTACCATCGACCAAGGCACAAAAGCGTTTTTGCCGATCTGGATCACGATGCAATGCCTCATCGAAAGCCTCTTTAATGACGACTTCTGGTTCCTTGGCAACAGAAGCCCAAACCCTTTTTCCAATAGGTTTAGGACGCTTTATTTTCTTATCCTCATCGGATGGGTTAACTATTTGCTCAACTGTACGAACAAACGGGTTGATTGTGTAAACTGAAGCTACCGTTGCCATTCGTTTGGCATTGGCTTTTCTCCTTTGGTTAAACGCTTATCTAACTTCTTGCTGGAAGCTTGCGCTCGTTTTGGGGGTTGGGGACGTAAATTCCTCTGTACGCACCGGCCACTTCGACACTGGGCACAGCCCGTGTCGAGTGGCTCACAATCACACCTTTCCCATCTGCACTGATTACAACAATTTCTTCTATTTCCTCAACTTGTACCGCTTCTGCCTGTTGATATGTGTAGAAATCATCAAAATCGACAGCGCTCTGGTACGCTAGTTCTTCTGCTTGCCGTTTACCAATTTTGGCTGCTGTTGTTTTTTCGATAATATCCACTGTTTCCCTAAATCCTGAACGAGCTACTTCCACTGCTACTCGTTGTCTTAATCCGTGAGAATATTGTTCTGCTGGTAGGTTTAGCTCTGCATCTAATGGAAATAGGGTGTTTATCTTTCTACCTCCGTAACCGATTCGGTTTGCGATTACTGTGCCAAATATTGTTGTTAATTTCCTTGACAATTTTTTCTTGTGCGTTCGCTTGGCTTGGTCTTTTCCTACCCACTCAGAATCCGTTTCGTCTTGGCTACGCTTATCAAAGTATCCTTGTAACAGCCTTCTAAGTAGTTCATATCCATTATCAAGCAACTTACTTTCTATTTCTCCATGCTCCAACCCACAAATACTATCTGAGTCCAGCCAACCAACTATTTCTTCAAATAGTTCTCGTGCTTCTTCCCAAAACATCCCTGGATTTGATCTAGATGCTTGCATACGTCCGTACTTATTCCCGTTTTTATCTTTTGACAAGCAAGGATGCATCTGTTTCATTTTTGCACTGAAACATTACTCTGGTTGACTTGTCTCCTATTACTCTTATACCATACCTTGTACTACTAAAAGAGTCGCACCCAATTAGTTTGGCAAAGTGTGCTGAGTGGCGACATACAATTAGCAGATTTTATTTGTAGTCTATTGCGATCGCAATTACTGACAGTTGCGATGCCCTTTAATCAAAGC includes:
- a CDS encoding SWIM zinc finger domain-containing protein; protein product: MLESWQDEIAADFGMSLEALKQGWNYEPLQQIMVGDTSIKLWQENTRPDFADDLISIRLDFLERQNRYTEYLNLAFSEGMMQQYLTKLATLGRIDEAMSAAKTQMDNAETAFALAMVLRDDGYLSEALGIARSGLHLPGNCTYEFATWTSDFAGGMGDTSTALNASMVAFEAKPSFRDYQKVENLAAEAWLQIKPDLLEILRESENWYVKSAKVDIFLHEELIDEAIATISSDSYYASESLERVMDVAIPHRPDWVIAKARQLAEDIMNRGKADRYDNAVRWLKKVKAAYVQLGKQSEWSAYRAELENIHGRKRKLMELFKGLNKLGAALLVRQEM